The following coding sequences lie in one Rutidosis leptorrhynchoides isolate AG116_Rl617_1_P2 chromosome 4, CSIRO_AGI_Rlap_v1, whole genome shotgun sequence genomic window:
- the LOC139839369 gene encoding uncharacterized protein gives MDISEFDIHNVKAEKANAMLRYRRFRTITKFFRCVEVSLALILISWMSTRLPFVIRISGEYFRLLVSVIVSPLFIFLISNVIVVTLLVKSGQITGNISDVRNSGTDMYEEIVNNVTEGIPPVIKPDEIVYQDKEIVLETNSCTKLMNDREFKVTKKPLANTVLDMDLKVYRRSQSENLMKRETEKVSGKLKRSETEVRRRKDDDTKAGDNAVDYLSNEEFQRKIEGFIAKQVRFHQEEKLAIVVPHNIM, from the coding sequence ATGGATATATCTGAGTTTGATATTCATAACGTGAAAGCAGAGAAAGCGAATGCGATGTTACGATACCGGCGATTTAGAACAATCACAAAATTTTTCCGTTGCGTTGAAGTTTCTCTAGCTTTGATTTTAATCTCGTGGATGTCTACTCGTTTGCCGTTTGTTATCAGAATCTCCGGCGAGTATTTTCGGCTACTAGTTTCTGTTATCGTTAGTCCTCTGTTTATTTTTCTAATCAGTAACGTGATTGTAGTAACTCTGCTAGTCAAATCCGGTCAAATCACTGGAAATATCAGTGACGTAAGAAATTCCGGTACTGATATGTATGAAGAGATTGTGAATAACGTTACTGAAGGCATTCCTCCTGTTATCAAACCGGATGAGATTGTGTATCAGGATAAGGAAATTGTATTGGAAACTAACAGTTGCACTAAATTGATGAATGATCGGGAGTTTAAAGTTACGAAGAAACCATTAGCTAATACGGTTTTGGATATGGATCTGAAAGTGTATCGGAGAAGTCAGTCGGAGAATTTGATGAAGAGAGAGACGGAAAAGGTGTCCGGCAAGCTAAAACGGTCGGAGACGGAGGTCAGAAGGCGGAAGGATGATGATACTAAGGCAGGAGACAACGCCGTTGATTATTTAAGTAATGAAGAGTTTCAGAGGAAAATTGAAGGATTTATTGCAAAACAAGTTAGGTTTCATCAAGAGGAGAAATTAGCAATTGTTGTTCCTCACAATATAATGTGA